One segment of Paenibacillus rhizovicinus DNA contains the following:
- a CDS encoding IS3 family transposase, whose amino-acid sequence MVTNLESGGLQSKHIVIDELKSKRTVKELCAYLGISRSGYYSYLNRKDHDPDEDLKNKIKAIYEQRDKTVGYRRIQDELSRQYDLIVNHKKVLRLMQELGIKAIIRRKYVHRTSYEAAVSDGRIAANMLQRNFKADKPNQKWVTDVTQYRVFDERIYLSAIKDLWNNEIVGYHISRHNDNPLVLETFRKAFEKHKDVTGLIVHSDQGSQYTSHAYHDMLPQVGAQISMSRRGNCYDNASMESFFSHLKVEALYPYDIRSIDEAQRRIEEYIRFYNEDRAQRKLNKLTPVEYRRQLVA is encoded by the coding sequence GTGGTTACAAATCTTGAATCGGGAGGGCTGCAAAGCAAACACATCGTCATCGACGAGTTGAAAAGTAAACGAACTGTCAAGGAATTGTGTGCATATCTGGGGATCAGTCGAAGTGGTTACTACTCCTATCTAAACCGTAAAGACCACGATCCTGATGAAGATCTGAAGAACAAAATCAAAGCCATCTACGAACAGCGCGACAAGACCGTAGGGTACCGCCGCATACAGGATGAGCTATCTCGTCAATATGACCTCATAGTGAACCATAAGAAAGTATTACGCTTGATGCAGGAGCTTGGCATAAAAGCGATTATACGTCGTAAATATGTACATCGAACAAGCTACGAAGCAGCTGTTTCAGATGGCAGAATAGCAGCAAACATGTTACAAAGAAACTTTAAGGCGGATAAACCCAATCAAAAATGGGTAACAGATGTGACGCAATATCGCGTATTCGATGAGAGAATTTACTTATCGGCGATCAAGGATTTGTGGAACAACGAAATCGTCGGATACCACATCAGTCGTCACAATGACAATCCGCTTGTGCTAGAGACGTTTAGGAAGGCGTTTGAAAAACATAAAGACGTGACTGGGCTGATCGTTCACAGCGATCAAGGAAGCCAGTACACGTCCCATGCTTACCACGACATGCTGCCACAGGTTGGCGCCCAAATCAGCATGTCACGCCGAGGCAATTGTTATGACAATGCCTCAATGGAGAGCTTCTTCTCTCATCTGAAAGTAGAAGCACTCTACCCTTATGATATACGATCCATCGATGAGGCACAAAGAAGAATTGAGGAATACATCCGCTTTTACAATGAAGATAGGGCTCAACGAAAACTAAACAAGCTGACTCCGGTCGAATACCGGCGTCAGCTTGTTGCCTAG
- the modB gene encoding molybdate ABC transporter permease subunit → MDWNTFFDPIGLSVQISVVASVLVFAASLLIAWRMAKARFIGKSILETILLLPLVLPPTVVGFVLLVVLGRRSWVGKAYESLFGGPILFTWESAVIAAAVVAFPLAYRTIKTGLQGVDADLENAARAMGAGEWQVFRYVTVPLAARSLATGYILGFCRGLGEFGATLMVAGNIPGRTQTIPTAIYVASDGGSMTMAWAWAGAMIGLSFLMLLLVDQMSRD, encoded by the coding sequence ATGGATTGGAACACGTTCTTCGACCCGATCGGATTATCCGTACAAATCTCCGTCGTTGCCAGCGTCCTCGTCTTCGCGGCCTCGCTGTTGATTGCATGGCGCATGGCCAAAGCGCGGTTCATCGGCAAAAGCATTCTCGAAACCATCCTGCTCCTCCCGCTTGTTCTGCCTCCGACCGTCGTCGGATTCGTGCTGCTCGTCGTTCTCGGAAGGCGCAGCTGGGTCGGCAAAGCGTATGAATCGCTCTTCGGCGGGCCGATTCTGTTCACTTGGGAATCCGCCGTTATCGCGGCCGCTGTGGTGGCCTTCCCGCTCGCTTACCGGACGATCAAGACAGGGCTGCAAGGCGTGGACGCCGATCTCGAGAACGCCGCTAGAGCGATGGGAGCAGGCGAATGGCAGGTGTTCCGCTATGTTACGGTTCCGCTGGCCGCGCGATCACTCGCGACCGGATATATTCTCGGCTTCTGCCGGGGGCTCGGCGAATTCGGGGCTACCTTGATGGTCGCGGGCAATATTCCCGGACGAACGCAAACGATTCCGACGGCGATTTACGTGGCTTCGGACGGCGGGAGCATGACGATGGCATGGGCATGGGCTGGCGCGATGATCGGTCTCTCCTTCCTGATGCTGCTGCTCGTTGACCAGATGTCCAGGGATTAA
- a CDS encoding tyrosine-type recombinase/integrase, giving the protein MRPTAEISARGEQTIQAFIDALAIREALTPRTLKEYGSDLRHFIAWFEQAVHQEEDMSFNMEDVSEPTLMQYRETAQQAMALKPSTINRRLIALKRFFGWAAAEASITRDPSKSVKLVPEEKAAPRQMKAEEEAALIAAAGNGGSLRDRTILIVMLNTGLRTMEICDLAPGDIELVPSHGRLTVRSGKRNKQRHVPLNETCRLALNEYLAVLPSESDYLFPSEKTGARLTERALRHLVHKYVKAAHLEGLSAHDLRHRFGYAMAVHTPHHALARMMGHDHLDSAMIYFKGTRVELQVNEEAQLPW; this is encoded by the coding sequence ATGCGGCCAACTGCCGAAATTTCCGCGCGCGGCGAACAGACGATTCAAGCATTCATCGATGCGCTCGCGATCCGTGAAGCTCTCACTCCCAGGACATTAAAGGAATACGGAAGCGACTTGAGACATTTCATCGCCTGGTTTGAACAGGCCGTTCATCAAGAAGAAGACATGTCCTTCAACATGGAGGACGTATCGGAGCCGACGCTCATGCAATATCGGGAAACCGCGCAGCAAGCGATGGCTTTGAAACCTTCTACTATAAATAGGCGTTTGATCGCCTTGAAACGATTCTTCGGTTGGGCTGCGGCTGAAGCGAGCATTACCCGCGACCCTTCGAAGTCGGTCAAACTGGTTCCCGAGGAAAAGGCGGCTCCCCGGCAGATGAAGGCCGAGGAAGAAGCTGCATTGATCGCCGCGGCCGGCAACGGCGGATCGCTCCGGGATCGTACGATTCTGATCGTCATGCTGAATACCGGCTTGCGAACGATGGAAATCTGCGATCTCGCACCTGGCGATATCGAACTCGTTCCATCGCACGGCCGGCTCACGGTTCGATCCGGCAAACGGAACAAGCAGCGGCATGTGCCGTTGAACGAAACGTGCAGACTGGCATTGAACGAATATCTTGCAGTCCTTCCTTCGGAGAGCGACTATCTGTTCCCTTCGGAAAAAACCGGTGCTCGTTTAACGGAACGGGCTTTGCGGCATTTGGTCCATAAATACGTGAAAGCGGCGCATCTGGAAGGCTTGAGCGCCCATGATTTGCGGCATCGCTTCGGATACGCCATGGCCGTACATACGCCGCATCACGCTTTGGCCCGAATGATGGGTCATGACCATTTGGACTCCGCGATGATCTACTTCAAGGGGACCCGTGTCGAGCTTCAAGTCAATGAAGAAGCACAATTGCCGTGGTAA
- a CDS encoding RNA polymerase sigma factor: MDVVERLLHKDEDALRLLMEMYGDRLLRTAYLLLKDVQAAEEAVQDTFIQAFHKIGQLQEPAKLGAWLLRITLNRCRMKQRTRSWRHMLPDLRAERETELAEPGPEDALLLGLQQTQLHEAIGRLDYKYREVITLYYYQELSIADITEQLQANENTIKARLARGRKQLKIILEADQGGWT, translated from the coding sequence TTGGATGTCGTCGAGCGTTTATTGCACAAAGATGAAGATGCCCTGCGGCTGCTGATGGAAATGTACGGCGACCGGCTGCTCCGAACGGCGTATTTGCTGCTGAAGGACGTTCAAGCCGCGGAAGAAGCGGTGCAAGATACATTCATACAGGCTTTTCATAAAATCGGACAGCTGCAGGAGCCCGCCAAGCTGGGCGCATGGCTCCTGCGCATTACGCTGAATCGCTGCCGCATGAAACAGCGGACCCGGAGCTGGCGGCATATGCTGCCGGATTTGCGGGCGGAGAGGGAGACGGAGCTTGCCGAGCCGGGTCCGGAAGACGCGCTGCTGCTTGGGCTCCAGCAAACGCAGCTGCACGAGGCGATCGGCCGTTTGGATTACAAATATCGCGAGGTCATTACGTTGTACTATTACCAGGAGTTGTCGATCGCGGACATTACGGAGCAGCTGCAGGCGAACGAGAACACGATCAAAGCGCGTTTGGCGCGCGGACGCAAACAGTTGAAAATCATTTTGGAAGCCGACCAGGGGGGATGGACATGA
- the modA gene encoding molybdate ABC transporter substrate-binding protein has product MKKTTAYALSLALLTAALTLQVQPSAAAAKKTELLVSAAASLKDSLDVIEKTYEKKHPDIDLVFNYGSSGTLQKQIEQGAPADIFFSAGRKQMDTLVKESLIGDHATLLKNVLVMVVPANSKFTFTTVKELTNKSIKKIAVGQPESVPAGQYAKETLTTRNVWNPLQSKLVYAKDVRQVLTYVETGNVDAGFVYKTDALTSSKVKIALKITDDVHSPILYPAGVVKETKHAAEAKAFYAYLQTNEANAVFVKFGFKN; this is encoded by the coding sequence ATGAAAAAAACGACGGCTTACGCACTCAGTCTTGCGCTTCTGACCGCGGCTTTGACACTGCAGGTCCAACCGTCCGCAGCCGCGGCCAAGAAGACCGAACTGCTCGTATCCGCGGCGGCCAGCTTGAAGGACAGCCTCGACGTCATCGAGAAAACCTACGAGAAGAAGCATCCGGATATCGATCTCGTCTTCAATTACGGCTCTTCGGGCACGCTGCAGAAGCAAATCGAGCAAGGCGCTCCTGCGGATATCTTCTTCTCGGCCGGCCGGAAGCAAATGGATACGCTCGTGAAAGAATCGCTGATCGGCGATCATGCGACGCTGCTCAAGAACGTTCTCGTCATGGTCGTGCCTGCTAATTCCAAGTTCACATTTACGACGGTCAAAGAATTGACGAACAAATCCATCAAGAAAATCGCGGTCGGTCAGCCGGAATCCGTTCCTGCCGGACAATATGCCAAAGAAACGTTGACGACGCGCAATGTCTGGAATCCGCTCCAATCGAAGCTCGTATACGCGAAGGATGTCCGCCAAGTGCTGACCTACGTGGAAACCGGCAACGTCGATGCGGGCTTCGTCTACAAGACGGATGCACTTACGTCGAGCAAAGTGAAGATCGCGCTGAAAATCACCGATGACGTGCACAGCCCGATTCTCTACCCTGCAGGCGTCGTGAAAGAAACGAAGCATGCCGCTGAAGCGAAAGCTTTCTACGCCTACTTGCAAACGAACGAAGCGAATGCCGTGTTCGTGAAATTCGGATTCAAGAATTAA
- a CDS encoding cation diffusion facilitator family transporter, whose amino-acid sequence MESAYEDIKKGEKGAWISIAAYLILSAFKLTIGYWTNSEALSADGLNNSTDIIASIAVLIGLRISRKPPDKDHRYGHFRAETVSAMIASFIMFAVGLQVLYQAIGSFRSPHVTSQGSIAAWAAILSAVAIYAVYLYNSRLAKQINSQAMLAAAQDNRSDAMVSAGAFIGIVGAQFGLPWLDPLTALLVGLMILKTAWGIFRDATHALTDGFDDQELQVIKRTIREVPGVEKIIDIKARIHGNNKLVDVTIGVHHLLNVTESHEITEQVEKQMYDQHQISHVHIHIEPFEAAR is encoded by the coding sequence ATGGAAAGCGCATATGAAGACATTAAGAAAGGCGAGAAAGGCGCATGGATCAGCATCGCTGCCTATCTCATCCTATCGGCGTTCAAGCTGACGATCGGGTATTGGACGAACTCGGAGGCGCTGTCGGCGGACGGCTTGAACAATTCGACGGATATTATCGCTTCGATCGCGGTGTTGATCGGGCTTCGCATATCGCGCAAGCCGCCGGACAAGGACCACCGTTACGGCCATTTCAGGGCGGAGACCGTATCGGCGATGATCGCATCCTTCATTATGTTCGCGGTCGGCTTACAAGTACTCTACCAAGCGATCGGATCATTCCGCTCGCCGCACGTCACTTCGCAAGGCAGCATTGCCGCTTGGGCGGCGATCCTATCTGCCGTCGCGATCTACGCGGTCTACTTGTATAACTCCCGGCTGGCGAAGCAAATCAACAGTCAAGCGATGCTCGCCGCGGCACAGGACAACCGGTCCGATGCCATGGTCAGCGCCGGCGCGTTCATCGGAATAGTAGGAGCGCAATTCGGCCTGCCTTGGCTGGACCCATTGACCGCTCTTCTTGTGGGATTGATGATATTGAAGACGGCATGGGGCATCTTCCGCGATGCGACGCATGCGTTGACGGACGGTTTCGACGACCAGGAGCTGCAAGTGATCAAGCGGACCATCCGGGAAGTGCCCGGCGTCGAGAAAATCATCGATATCAAAGCCCGCATCCATGGCAACAATAAGCTGGTCGACGTGACGATCGGCGTCCACCACCTGCTTAACGTAACGGAGAGCCACGAGATTACGGAACAGGTCGAGAAGCAAATGTACGATCAGCACCAGATTTCGCATGTTCATATTCATATCGAACCCTTCGAAGCGGCACGTTAG
- a CDS encoding cold-shock protein, with amino-acid sequence MQTGTVKWFNAEKGFGFIEIEAGNDVFVHFSAIEGEGYKSLDEGQRVQFNVVQGQRGPQAENVTKVY; translated from the coding sequence ATGCAAACAGGTACAGTGAAATGGTTTAACGCAGAGAAAGGCTTTGGTTTCATCGAAATCGAAGCAGGCAATGATGTATTCGTTCACTTCAGCGCGATCGAAGGCGAAGGCTACAAATCGTTGGACGAAGGTCAACGCGTTCAATTCAACGTCGTTCAAGGCCAACGCGGTCCACAAGCCGAGAACGTAACGAAAGTATACTAA
- a CDS encoding glycoside hydrolase family 26 protein, translating to MTLNNDLSIMPDHARPPISTEDFDLSPVRLVDAAATDETVSLFAFLRGIAGRYIMFGHQNDTTESVVTNAAGGSDTFAAVGAYPAVFGIGVRMNASELIAIAKDIHAKNGIVTLEDHMPNFTSGGSFYDMTPCVEHILPGGKDHAKFVARLDATADFANGFKDDSGKLVPVIYRPFHENSGNWFWWGSTTSTREQYIALWHFTVRYLRDERGVRNFLYAYSPNGHFKDEADYLDRYPGDDFVDLIGMDIYDDRPEYGSGWMEATMLDARILVGIAESRGKVAALTEAGLRWNAEDGLKPSGNTVPDWFSLLHRTLSEDPVASKIAYMLTWRNDNPGDGPPRHFWVPFRGHPVYGDHEMVDEFVKYYNLDTVLFADRLRGQFDLKVRKV from the coding sequence ATGACGTTAAATAACGACTTGTCCATAATGCCTGACCATGCTCGTCCGCCGATCTCGACCGAGGACTTCGACTTAAGCCCCGTCCGGCTTGTTGACGCAGCGGCGACGGACGAAACGGTTTCGCTGTTCGCTTTTCTCCGGGGTATCGCGGGCAGGTATATCATGTTCGGGCATCAGAACGACACGACGGAATCGGTCGTCACGAATGCGGCCGGCGGGTCGGATACGTTCGCGGCCGTTGGCGCGTACCCGGCGGTGTTCGGAATCGGCGTGCGGATGAATGCAAGCGAGCTGATCGCGATCGCCAAGGACATTCATGCGAAGAACGGCATCGTCACGCTGGAGGATCATATGCCGAATTTCACGAGCGGCGGCAGCTTTTACGATATGACGCCGTGCGTGGAGCATATATTGCCGGGCGGGAAAGACCATGCGAAATTCGTAGCCCGGCTCGACGCGACAGCCGACTTCGCGAACGGGTTCAAGGACGACTCGGGCAAACTCGTGCCGGTCATTTACCGGCCGTTTCACGAGAATTCCGGCAACTGGTTCTGGTGGGGCAGCACGACAAGCACCCGGGAACAATACATAGCGCTGTGGCATTTCACGGTGCGGTATCTGCGGGACGAGAGAGGCGTTCGCAACTTCCTGTACGCGTACTCTCCTAACGGTCACTTCAAGGATGAAGCCGATTATCTCGACCGTTATCCCGGCGACGACTTCGTCGATCTCATCGGCATGGACATCTACGACGACCGGCCGGAATACGGCAGCGGTTGGATGGAAGCGACTATGCTGGATGCGCGAATCCTCGTCGGCATCGCCGAATCCAGAGGCAAGGTCGCGGCGCTGACGGAAGCGGGGCTTCGCTGGAACGCCGAGGACGGGCTGAAGCCGAGCGGCAATACGGTGCCGGACTGGTTCAGCCTCCTGCATCGCACGTTGTCGGAGGATCCGGTCGCGAGCAAAATCGCTTATATGCTCACTTGGCGCAACGATAATCCGGGGGACGGACCGCCGCGGCATTTCTGGGTACCCTTCCGCGGGCATCCCGTGTACGGCGATCACGAGATGGTGGACGAGTTCGTGAAGTATTACAATCTCGACACGGTGCTGTTCGCGGACCGGCTGCGCGGCCAGTTCGATTTGAAAGTCCGGAAGGTATAA
- the nfsA gene encoding oxygen-insensitive NADPH nitroreductase, translated as MNETIALMKAHRSIRKFAPTAVTDEQLKQILTAAQAASTSSNIQAYSVIGVRSEEKRNRLAELTGNQKHVAEAPLFLVWCADLNRLQAAVRHHKEQADFELTHNTEAFLMATVDTALAAQNAAVAAESLGLGVVYIGGIRNRPQEVSELLKLPKLVYPVFGMCVGIPDQLPDLRPRLPVSVVYHEEAYSDAGFAEGIAAYDATISHYYEVRSGGGKTSRWSQEMTARFRQELLRPHMYDFLISQGFQLD; from the coding sequence ATGAATGAAACGATAGCATTAATGAAAGCACACCGCTCGATCCGGAAATTTGCGCCAACCGCCGTGACCGACGAGCAGCTGAAACAGATCCTGACCGCGGCGCAGGCGGCATCTACTTCTTCCAACATTCAAGCTTACAGCGTAATCGGCGTTCGGAGCGAGGAGAAGCGAAACCGGCTGGCTGAGCTGACCGGCAATCAGAAGCATGTCGCGGAGGCGCCATTATTCCTCGTCTGGTGCGCGGATCTGAACCGGCTTCAGGCGGCAGTCAGACATCACAAGGAGCAGGCGGACTTCGAGCTGACGCATAATACCGAGGCATTCCTCATGGCGACAGTAGATACGGCGTTAGCTGCCCAAAATGCGGCCGTTGCCGCGGAATCGCTCGGTCTCGGCGTCGTCTATATCGGCGGAATTCGCAACCGGCCGCAGGAAGTGTCAGAGCTGCTAAAGCTTCCGAAGCTGGTTTATCCGGTGTTCGGGATGTGTGTCGGCATTCCGGATCAGCTGCCGGATTTGAGGCCAAGGCTGCCGGTGTCGGTCGTTTATCACGAGGAAGCCTATTCCGATGCAGGCTTCGCGGAAGGGATTGCCGCTTATGACGCGACCATCTCCCATTATTATGAAGTGCGTTCCGGCGGCGGGAAAACCTCCCGGTGGTCGCAGGAGATGACCGCGAGATTCCGTCAGGAGCTGCTGCGGCCGCATATGTACGACTTTTTGATCAGTCAGGGTTTCCAGCTGGACTGA
- a CDS encoding phytanoyl-CoA dioxygenase family protein produces the protein MKLTYEQKASMLKNGYIHVPGVIPKLMVDHAIRNINHSVGQGMDPAQMPIYRAQSFCPELQGLPPITGLFNDTPVKSLVEDLIGEGNVQPAKYGQVALRFPSLQDPPGVARPHLDGMYSPTNGVKEGTIGNFTMLVGVLLSPVREKHAGNFTVWPGTHTQYETYFREHGPEALLNGMPPVDMPEPIQTLGEPGDVFLVHYQLAHSVAQNASPFPRYAIFFRVSHPEHKQDWKAPMKDIWMHWPGIRSIIE, from the coding sequence ATGAAGTTAACTTACGAGCAGAAAGCGTCCATGCTGAAGAACGGGTACATTCATGTTCCCGGCGTCATTCCGAAGCTGATGGTCGACCATGCGATTCGGAATATCAATCATTCGGTCGGCCAAGGGATGGATCCCGCCCAAATGCCGATTTACCGCGCGCAGTCATTTTGTCCGGAGCTGCAAGGGCTTCCGCCGATTACCGGACTGTTCAATGATACGCCGGTCAAATCGCTGGTGGAGGACTTGATCGGCGAAGGCAACGTGCAGCCCGCGAAGTACGGACAAGTCGCGCTGCGGTTTCCTTCGCTGCAGGATCCTCCAGGCGTTGCCCGGCCGCATCTGGACGGGATGTATTCGCCGACCAACGGCGTGAAGGAAGGGACGATCGGCAACTTTACGATGCTGGTCGGCGTGCTGCTGAGCCCGGTTAGGGAGAAGCATGCGGGCAATTTCACTGTATGGCCGGGCACGCATACGCAGTACGAAACGTATTTCCGGGAACACGGACCGGAAGCGCTCCTGAACGGGATGCCGCCTGTCGATATGCCCGAACCTATTCAAACGCTGGGGGAACCAGGCGATGTATTCCTCGTTCATTACCAGCTCGCGCACAGCGTAGCCCAGAACGCATCGCCGTTCCCTCGTTACGCGATCTTCTTCCGCGTCTCGCACCCTGAACATAAACAAGACTGGAAAGCTCCGATGAAGGATATTTGGATGCATTGGCCGGGCATTCGTTCGATAATCGAATAG
- a CDS encoding HU family DNA-binding protein, with product MNKEQLVEEVAKSGGFSKKNAEKAVTCVLDSILQALKDGREVQLVGFGKFEVRYRDARMGRSRATGEEVELPAGKVPVFTAGIAMKQALNAPKHRSTRG from the coding sequence ATGAATAAAGAACAATTGGTGGAAGAAGTAGCGAAAAGCGGCGGTTTTTCGAAAAAGAACGCCGAAAAAGCGGTAACGTGCGTGCTTGATTCCATCCTGCAAGCCTTAAAGGATGGCCGAGAGGTGCAGCTTGTCGGTTTCGGGAAATTCGAAGTTCGCTATCGCGACGCGCGCATGGGAAGAAGCCGCGCAACTGGAGAAGAAGTCGAGCTCCCGGCAGGCAAGGTACCCGTATTCACGGCCGGAATCGCTATGAAACAAGCTTTGAACGCGCCTAAGCATCGTTCGACGCGAGGTTAA
- a CDS encoding helix-turn-helix domain-containing protein, translating into MAIKGQKFHHYPESIKVEAIRLHVEERWSYSRITAHLEIQDKDRVKRWMRKYREKGVSAFEDRRGNPHRDETKQERELKRLYMEVEVLKKWLQILNREGCKANTSSSTS; encoded by the coding sequence ATGGCGATTAAAGGACAAAAATTTCATCATTATCCGGAATCGATTAAGGTTGAGGCTATTCGACTGCATGTTGAGGAACGTTGGAGTTACAGTCGGATTACAGCACATTTGGAAATTCAGGATAAGGATCGAGTGAAGCGTTGGATGAGGAAGTATCGCGAAAAGGGAGTCTCTGCATTCGAGGACAGACGAGGTAACCCACATCGAGATGAAACGAAGCAAGAACGTGAGCTCAAGCGGCTCTACATGGAGGTTGAGGTGCTAAAAAAGTGGTTACAAATCTTGAATCGGGAGGGCTGCAAAGCAAACACATCGTCATCGACGAGTTGA